The Mycolicibacterium doricum genome includes a region encoding these proteins:
- a CDS encoding VOC family protein — translation MNDHTDPLWVLHGDDLPVPPDPAFAARLRARLQSALRLPDHTEPDHTEGVEMSRTDTALAAVVARPAALPYLAVADARAAIDWYVDALGATPAGEPMMMDDGRIGHAELTLSGGVLYLADEFPELGLKAPAPEHVSVSLLLQVADTDAALRRAHDHGAHVQREPYDAHGSRTAAIIDPFGHRWMLSGPVTGAGTPIRHGDVGYVSLWTRDTERAAAFYGHVLGWTYDAATHEVTNTALPTGIFAGDGPATLFCCYAVDDLDRARQSIVAAGGTLGETTGHDFGTTQDATDPLGNRFAVFTPSRPTPRPALNGTGPGALSYITYEVGDSALFREFYGRVLSWTFDPGRIADGWQVNESHPMAGVAGGSARSATVPMWTVADVDDAVRRVREAGGSVLQQPHRQPYGLMAECVDDQGARFYLGQF, via the coding sequence GTGAACGACCACACGGATCCGCTGTGGGTGCTGCACGGTGACGACCTTCCGGTCCCTCCCGACCCGGCGTTCGCTGCACGGTTGCGCGCTCGCCTGCAGTCGGCGCTCAGGTTGCCCGATCACACCGAACCCGATCACACCGAAGGAGTCGAGATGAGCCGAACCGATACCGCACTGGCCGCCGTGGTTGCGCGCCCCGCGGCGCTGCCGTACCTTGCCGTCGCAGACGCGCGCGCGGCCATCGACTGGTACGTCGACGCACTGGGCGCGACGCCGGCCGGTGAACCGATGATGATGGACGACGGCCGCATCGGCCACGCCGAACTCACCCTGTCCGGCGGCGTGCTGTACCTGGCCGACGAGTTCCCCGAACTCGGACTGAAAGCGCCTGCCCCCGAACATGTCTCGGTCAGCCTGCTGCTTCAGGTGGCCGACACCGACGCGGCGTTGCGGCGGGCCCACGACCACGGCGCCCACGTCCAGCGCGAACCGTACGACGCCCACGGGTCACGCACCGCGGCGATCATCGACCCGTTCGGGCACCGCTGGATGTTGTCGGGCCCCGTCACCGGTGCCGGCACACCGATCCGGCACGGCGACGTCGGTTACGTGTCGCTGTGGACCCGCGACACCGAGCGGGCCGCCGCGTTCTACGGCCACGTCCTGGGCTGGACCTACGATGCGGCCACCCACGAGGTCACCAACACCGCCCTGCCCACCGGGATCTTCGCCGGCGACGGACCCGCCACGCTGTTCTGCTGCTACGCCGTTGACGACCTCGACCGCGCACGGCAGTCGATCGTCGCCGCGGGCGGAACCCTGGGCGAGACAACCGGACACGACTTCGGGACGACACAGGACGCCACCGATCCGCTGGGCAACCGGTTCGCGGTGTTCACGCCGTCACGGCCGACGCCGCGCCCCGCGCTCAACGGCACCGGACCAGGTGCCCTGTCCTACATCACCTACGAGGTGGGCGACTCCGCACTGTTCCGGGAGTTCTACGGCCGGGTGCTGTCCTGGACCTTCGACCCGGGTCGCATCGCCGACGGCTGGCAGGTGAACGAGAGCCATCCCATGGCCGGGGTGGCGGGCGGCAGCGCGCGCTCGGCGACCGTGCCGATGTGGACCGTGGCCGATGTCGACGATGCGGTGCGACGGGTCCGGGAGGCTGGCGGTTCGGTTTTGCAGCAACCGCACCGCCAGCCCTACGGGTTGATGGCCGAATGCGTCGACGACCAGGGCGCCCGCTTCTACCTCGGCCAGTTCTGA
- a CDS encoding universal stress protein, whose product MPLGVLIGYDGSPAATAAIEVGGRLLPRAHAWVAQLWTPPFASEPLRRRLRAVVGSASELVERTELEGEREAQRIAAAGTTLARAAGLDAEPLVKRSWGGEGLVLAQLAEQVSADLVLVGSRGLGGAQALMGSVSDMAVHYASRPTLVAPAPMLTQEYDALTEGPVVVGWDGSGGARTALAAAQHLFPDREIVVVSVGQGITETPPEGLAAEHVDAPAGAGEHLVADALTGLAAHRRASAIVVGSRGQSAMCQVLLGSVARATLRAAHRPVLVVPGP is encoded by the coding sequence ATGCCGCTCGGCGTGCTGATCGGATACGACGGTTCACCCGCCGCCACCGCGGCGATCGAGGTGGGCGGACGCCTGCTGCCTCGGGCGCACGCCTGGGTGGCGCAGCTGTGGACGCCACCGTTCGCCAGCGAGCCGCTGCGCCGACGCCTGCGAGCCGTCGTGGGTAGCGCCAGCGAACTGGTCGAGCGCACGGAGCTGGAGGGTGAACGCGAGGCCCAGCGCATCGCGGCGGCCGGCACCACCCTCGCCCGGGCCGCCGGCCTGGACGCCGAACCGCTGGTGAAGAGGTCCTGGGGCGGTGAGGGTTTGGTGCTCGCGCAGCTGGCCGAGCAGGTCTCGGCCGATCTGGTCCTGGTCGGTTCACGCGGGCTCGGCGGTGCGCAGGCTCTGATGGGCAGTGTGTCGGACATGGCCGTGCACTACGCCTCACGGCCGACGCTAGTGGCGCCGGCACCCATGCTGACCCAGGAGTACGACGCGCTGACCGAAGGGCCCGTGGTCGTCGGGTGGGACGGATCCGGTGGGGCCCGCACCGCGCTGGCGGCCGCCCAACACCTTTTCCCCGACCGCGAGATCGTCGTGGTGTCCGTCGGGCAGGGCATCACCGAGACGCCGCCCGAAGGCTTGGCGGCCGAACACGTCGACGCACCGGCGGGTGCCGGGGAGCACCTCGTCGCCGACGCGTTGACCGGCTTGGCCGCGCACCGTAGGGCGTCGGCGATCGTGGTGGGTTCGCGCGGCCAGTCCGCGATGTGCCAGGTGCTGCTCGGCAGCGTCGCCCGGGCGACGTTGCGCGCGGCGCACCGTCCGGTGCTGGTGGTTCCCGGGCCCTGA
- the mftE gene encoding mycofactocin biosynthesis peptidyl-dipeptidase MftE, which produces MNAAYDRGVAFPSELGNSTSRQLRSMSAALIVPVGSTEQHGPHLPLDTDTRIATAVAREVAATLGPYWSLAPAVGYGASGEHESFPGTISIGTAALRLLLVEFGRSATNWASRVVFVNGHGGNTEALAGATALLRYEERDVAWCPCLTEDADAHAGHTETSVLLHISPDDVHADHWQRGNTTALRDLMPQLRQGGVAAVSEVGVLGDPTTATGVDGAELFGRMVRHCADRITRWVPDHHGMLR; this is translated from the coding sequence GTGAATGCGGCTTACGATCGCGGGGTGGCGTTTCCCAGCGAGCTTGGGAACTCGACGTCGAGGCAGCTGCGCAGCATGTCTGCGGCGTTGATCGTTCCGGTAGGCTCCACCGAGCAGCATGGACCTCACCTTCCGCTGGACACCGACACCCGCATCGCCACGGCGGTGGCCCGAGAGGTGGCGGCCACGCTGGGGCCGTACTGGTCTCTGGCACCTGCCGTCGGTTACGGCGCCAGCGGTGAACACGAGAGCTTCCCCGGCACCATCTCCATCGGCACCGCCGCGCTACGCCTGCTGCTGGTCGAGTTCGGCAGGTCGGCCACCAACTGGGCATCTCGGGTGGTGTTCGTCAACGGCCACGGCGGCAACACCGAGGCCCTCGCCGGTGCAACCGCGCTGCTGCGATACGAGGAGCGCGACGTCGCCTGGTGTCCGTGCCTCACCGAAGATGCAGACGCGCACGCCGGCCATACCGAAACGTCTGTACTGCTGCACATCTCGCCCGACGACGTGCACGCCGACCACTGGCAGCGCGGCAACACCACAGCACTGCGCGACCTGATGCCGCAACTGCGTCAGGGTGGCGTCGCGGCGGTCAGCGAGGTCGGTGTGCTCGGCGACCCCACGACGGCCACCGGGGTCGACGGCGCCGAGTTGTTCGGCCGGATGGTCCGGCACTGCGCCGACCGGATCACGCGCTGGGTGCCCGACCACCACGGGATGCTGCGATGA
- the mftD gene encoding pre-mycofactocin synthase MftD (MftD, an enzyme found in the mycofactocin biosynthesis locus, performs an oxidative deamination of 3-amino-5-[(p-hydroxyphenyl)methyl]-4,4-dimethyl-2-pyrrolidinone (AHDP). The resulting compound, now called pre-mycofactocin (PMFT), is a biologically active redox cofactor that can oxidize the non-exchangeable NADH of TIGR03971 family SDR-type oxidoreductases.): MARDKWFETVAIAQQRAKKRLPKSVYSSLISASEKGLTVSDNVESFSELGFAPHVVGAPEKRDLSTTVMGQELSMPVMISPTGVQAVDPDGEVAVARAAAARGTAMGLSSFASKPIEEVVAANPKVFFQIYWLGGRETILERVQRAKEAGAVGLIVTTDWSFSHGRDWGSPKIPEQMNLRTMFRMSPEVITKPRWLWGFGKTLSPPDLRVPNQARRGEPGPAFFQVYGEWMNTPPPTWEDIAWLRERWDGPFMLKGIVRVDDARRAVDAGVSAISVSNHGGNNLDGTPATIRCLPAVADAVGDQVEVLLDGGIRRGSDVVKALALGARAVMIGRAYLWGLAANGQAGVENVLDILRGGIDSALMGLGRASIHDLGPDDILVPDGFTRALGVPTADQT, from the coding sequence GTGGCCCGCGACAAGTGGTTCGAAACCGTCGCCATCGCCCAGCAGCGGGCGAAGAAGCGGCTGCCCAAATCCGTGTACTCCTCGCTGATCTCCGCCAGCGAGAAGGGACTGACGGTCTCCGACAACGTGGAGTCCTTCTCCGAACTCGGCTTCGCCCCGCATGTCGTCGGTGCCCCCGAGAAGCGTGACCTGTCGACAACCGTGATGGGACAAGAGCTTTCGATGCCGGTCATGATCTCGCCGACCGGCGTGCAGGCCGTCGACCCCGACGGCGAGGTCGCGGTCGCCCGCGCGGCGGCGGCCCGCGGCACCGCGATGGGATTGTCCTCGTTCGCGAGCAAGCCCATCGAAGAGGTGGTCGCTGCCAACCCGAAGGTTTTCTTCCAGATCTACTGGCTGGGCGGCCGCGAGACGATCCTGGAGAGGGTGCAGCGGGCCAAGGAGGCCGGTGCGGTGGGGTTGATTGTCACAACCGACTGGAGCTTCTCGCACGGCCGGGACTGGGGCAGCCCGAAGATCCCCGAACAGATGAACCTCAGGACGATGTTCAGAATGTCGCCGGAGGTGATCACCAAGCCGCGCTGGCTGTGGGGTTTCGGCAAGACGCTCAGCCCGCCCGACCTGCGGGTCCCCAACCAGGCCCGCCGCGGTGAACCGGGACCGGCGTTCTTCCAGGTCTACGGCGAGTGGATGAACACGCCGCCGCCGACCTGGGAGGACATCGCGTGGTTGCGCGAGCGGTGGGACGGCCCCTTCATGCTCAAGGGCATTGTGCGGGTGGACGACGCCCGACGCGCTGTCGACGCCGGTGTTTCGGCCATCTCGGTGTCCAATCACGGCGGCAACAACCTCGACGGCACTCCGGCCACCATCCGATGCCTGCCCGCGGTGGCCGATGCGGTCGGCGACCAGGTCGAGGTCCTGCTCGACGGTGGTATCCGCCGCGGCAGCGATGTCGTCAAGGCACTGGCGCTTGGCGCCCGCGCGGTGATGATCGGCCGGGCCTACCTGTGGGGTCTGGCCGCCAACGGCCAGGCCGGCGTCGAGAACGTCCTCGACATCCTCCGAGGCGGCATCGACTCCGCGCTCATGGGACTCGGACGCGCCTCGATCCACGACCTGGGGCCCGACGACATCCTCGTGCCCGACGGCTTCACCCGCGCGCTCGGCGTGCCGACCGCCGACCAGACGTGA
- the mftR gene encoding mycofactocin system transcriptional regulator (MftR, the mycofactocin system transcriptional regulator, is an uncharacterized TetR family DNA-binding transcription factor. Its role is inferred by context. It occurs as part of the biosynthesis locus for mycofactocin, a partially characterized electron carrier derived from the terminal Val-Tyr dipeptide of the precursor peptide MftA, through a radical SAM enzyme-mediated process.): MRQDSAPRVGRRRSTTRDHITDVALELFAARGFDEVSVDDVAAAAGIARRTLFRYYSSKSAIPWGHFDAHLDHMRHLFDDLDPTVPVDEALRGALLAFNHFGPEETTRHRQRMRVILETDALQAYSMTMYAGWRAVIAQFVAARTGVKAQDLVPQTVAWTMLGVALSAYEQWLADEAVSLAQALGDAFDTVRDGLRAVH, from the coding sequence ATGCGTCAGGATTCCGCGCCTCGCGTGGGCCGGCGTCGCTCCACCACCCGCGACCACATCACCGACGTCGCTCTCGAACTGTTCGCCGCCCGCGGTTTCGACGAGGTCAGCGTCGACGACGTGGCCGCCGCCGCAGGTATCGCCCGCCGCACGCTGTTCCGCTACTACTCGTCCAAGAGCGCGATCCCGTGGGGGCACTTCGACGCACACCTCGATCACATGCGGCACCTGTTCGACGACCTCGACCCCACCGTTCCCGTCGACGAGGCGCTGCGGGGCGCCCTGCTGGCGTTCAACCACTTCGGCCCCGAGGAGACGACCAGACACCGCCAGCGCATGCGTGTCATCCTGGAAACCGACGCGCTGCAGGCCTATTCGATGACGATGTATGCCGGGTGGCGGGCCGTGATCGCGCAGTTCGTGGCCGCCCGGACCGGGGTCAAGGCCCAAGACCTCGTGCCGCAGACGGTGGCGTGGACGATGCTCGGGGTGGCGCTGTCGGCCTACGAGCAGTGGCTGGCCGACGAGGCGGTGTCGCTGGCCCAGGCGCTCGGCGACGCCTTCGACACCGTACGCGACGGTCTGCGCGCCGTGCATTAG
- the mftC gene encoding mycofactocin radical SAM maturase (MftC is a radical SAM/SPASM enzyme that catalyzes the first two steps in biosynthesis of the electron carrier mycofactocin from the terminal Val-Tyr dipeptide of the precursor peptide MftA.): protein MTSVVPAPAPGGAPVPRLVEQFEHGLDAPICLTWELTYACNLACVHCLSSSGKRDPRELSTQQCKDIIDELERMQVFYVNIGGGEPTVRPDFWELVDYATAHHVGVKFSTNGVRITGEVAAKLAASDYVDVQISLDGATAEINDAVRGPGSFAMAERALENLAAAGFTDAKISVVVTRHNVGQLDDFAALASRYGATLRITRLRPSGRGADVWDDLHPTAEQQVELYDWLVAKGERVLTGDSFFHLSGLGEPGALAGLNLCGAGRVVCLIDPVGDVYACPFAIHDKFLAGNILSDNGFKSVWQNSALFRELREPQSAGACSGCGHYDACRGGCMAAKFFTGLPLDGPDPECVQGYGAPALELDRVKPKPSGDHSRGTGQQGPIPLKLLTKPPARLCDESPV, encoded by the coding sequence ATGACTTCCGTCGTTCCGGCGCCCGCGCCGGGCGGGGCGCCCGTGCCGCGCTTGGTCGAGCAGTTCGAGCACGGCCTGGACGCGCCGATCTGTCTGACGTGGGAACTCACCTACGCCTGCAACCTGGCGTGCGTGCACTGCCTGTCCTCGTCGGGCAAGCGCGATCCACGCGAACTGTCCACGCAGCAGTGCAAGGACATCATTGACGAGCTCGAACGCATGCAGGTGTTCTATGTCAACATCGGTGGCGGCGAACCCACTGTGCGCCCGGACTTCTGGGAGCTGGTCGACTACGCGACCGCCCACCACGTCGGGGTGAAGTTCTCCACCAACGGCGTGCGCATCACCGGAGAGGTGGCGGCCAAACTCGCCGCCAGTGATTACGTCGACGTGCAGATCTCGCTAGACGGCGCGACCGCTGAGATCAACGACGCGGTCCGCGGCCCCGGATCCTTCGCGATGGCCGAGCGCGCCCTGGAAAACCTCGCCGCCGCGGGGTTCACCGACGCCAAGATCTCCGTCGTCGTGACCCGGCACAACGTCGGACAACTCGACGACTTCGCTGCGTTGGCGAGCCGTTACGGCGCCACCCTGCGCATCACGCGGCTGCGCCCCTCCGGCCGCGGCGCCGACGTGTGGGACGACCTGCACCCCACCGCCGAGCAGCAGGTCGAGCTCTACGACTGGCTCGTCGCCAAGGGTGAGCGGGTGCTGACCGGCGATTCGTTCTTCCACCTCTCGGGGCTCGGGGAGCCGGGGGCGCTGGCCGGGCTCAACCTGTGCGGTGCCGGACGCGTGGTTTGCCTGATCGACCCGGTGGGCGACGTGTACGCCTGCCCGTTCGCCATCCATGACAAGTTCCTCGCCGGGAACATCCTGTCGGACAACGGCTTCAAGAGCGTGTGGCAGAATTCTGCACTGTTCCGCGAACTGCGCGAGCCGCAGTCGGCGGGAGCCTGCAGTGGCTGCGGGCACTACGACGCCTGCCGCGGCGGCTGCATGGCCGCCAAGTTCTTCACCGGCCTCCCGCTCGACGGGCCCGACCCCGAATGCGTGCAGGGTTACGGCGCGCCCGCCCTGGAACTCGATCGGGTCAAGCCCAAGCCCAGCGGCGACCACTCCCGGGGGACCGGGCAGCAGGGCCCGATCCCCTTGAAACTGCTGACCAAGCCGCCCGCTCGGCTGTGTGACGAAAGTCCGGTGTAG
- the mftB gene encoding mycofactocin biosynthesis chaperone MftB (MftB, a small protein, is a peptide chaperone that assists the radical SAM enzyme MftC in performing two modifications to the C-terminal Val-Tyr dipeptide of the mycofactocin precursor peptide, MftA. MftB's role is analogous to the role of PqqD in the biosynthesis of PQQ, a cofactor that derives entirely from a Tyr and a Glu in the precursor PqqA.) — MAAPVAFDPDLRWRLHHQVAVRPEPFGALLYHFGTRKLSFLKNTTIVDVVNSLADHRDARSACRAAGIDDRQQAPYLHALGVLVQSKMLVCEEEPAS; from the coding sequence GTGGCGGCGCCTGTTGCGTTCGACCCGGATCTGCGCTGGCGGCTGCACCACCAGGTGGCGGTGCGGCCCGAACCGTTCGGGGCGCTGCTGTACCACTTCGGGACGCGCAAGCTGTCCTTCCTGAAGAACACCACGATCGTCGACGTGGTGAACTCCCTGGCTGATCATCGCGACGCCCGCTCTGCTTGCCGCGCAGCGGGTATCGACGACCGGCAACAGGCGCCGTACCTGCACGCCCTCGGCGTACTCGTCCAATCCAAGATGCTTGTCTGCGAGGAGGAACCCGCATCATGA
- the mftA gene encoding mycofactocin precursor MftA (Mycofactocin is a small molecule electron carrier derived from the final two amino acids, Val-Tyr, of MftA, the mycofactocin precursor. It plays a role in redox homeostasis and the metabolism of alcohols and aldehydes in Actinobacteria, including Mycobacterium tuberculosis.), which translates to MEPNQHVIEGAAGAAQAATSDAATSDAATSENELVTETLVEEVSIDGMCGVY; encoded by the coding sequence ATGGAGCCCAATCAGCACGTCATCGAAGGCGCCGCCGGAGCCGCCCAGGCAGCGACATCGGACGCGGCGACATCGGACGCGGCGACATCGGAGAATGAACTGGTCACCGAGACGCTGGTCGAAGAGGTCTCGATCGACGGGATGTGCGGGGTCTACTGA
- the tuf gene encoding elongation factor Tu, which produces MAKAKFERTKPHVNIGTIGHVDHGKTTLTAAITKVLHDKYPELNESRAFDQIDNAPEERQRGITINISHVEYQTEKRHYAHVDAPGHADYIKNMITGAAQMDGAILVVAATDGPMPQTREHVLLARQVGVPYILVALNKADAVDDEELIELVEMEVRELLAAQDFDEDAPVVRVSALKALEGDEKWVKSVEELMDAVDESIPDPVRDTDRPFLMPVEDVFTITGRGTVVTGRVERGVVNVNEEVEIVGIRPGTTKTTVTGVEMFRKLLDQGQAGDNVGLLLRGIKREDVERGQVVVKPGTTTPHTEFDGQVYILSKDEGGRHTPFFNNYRPQFYFRTTDVTGVVTLPEGTEMVMPGDNTDISVKLIQPVAMDEGLRFAIREGGRTVGAGRVTKIHK; this is translated from the coding sequence GTGGCGAAGGCGAAGTTCGAGCGGACGAAGCCGCACGTCAACATCGGGACCATCGGTCACGTTGACCACGGCAAGACCACGCTGACCGCAGCAATCACCAAGGTTCTGCACGACAAGTACCCCGAGTTGAACGAGTCGCGCGCATTCGACCAGATCGACAATGCGCCTGAGGAGCGTCAGCGCGGCATCACGATCAACATCTCCCACGTGGAGTACCAGACCGAGAAGCGTCACTACGCGCACGTCGACGCCCCCGGTCACGCTGACTACATCAAGAACATGATCACCGGTGCCGCCCAGATGGACGGCGCGATCCTGGTGGTCGCCGCCACCGACGGCCCGATGCCGCAGACCCGTGAGCACGTGCTGCTGGCCCGCCAGGTCGGCGTCCCCTACATCCTGGTGGCGCTGAACAAGGCCGACGCGGTCGACGACGAGGAGCTCATCGAGCTCGTCGAGATGGAGGTCCGCGAACTGCTGGCCGCCCAGGACTTCGACGAGGACGCCCCGGTGGTGCGTGTCTCGGCGCTCAAGGCGCTCGAGGGCGACGAGAAATGGGTCAAGTCCGTCGAGGAGCTCATGGACGCGGTCGACGAGTCGATCCCGGACCCGGTGCGCGACACCGACCGTCCGTTCCTGATGCCCGTCGAGGACGTCTTCACGATCACCGGCCGCGGCACCGTGGTCACCGGTCGTGTGGAGCGCGGCGTGGTCAACGTGAACGAGGAAGTCGAGATCGTCGGCATCCGCCCCGGCACCACCAAGACCACGGTCACCGGTGTCGAGATGTTCCGCAAGCTGCTCGACCAGGGTCAGGCCGGCGACAACGTCGGTCTGCTGCTGCGCGGTATCAAGCGTGAGGACGTCGAGCGCGGCCAGGTCGTGGTCAAGCCCGGCACCACCACCCCGCACACCGAGTTCGACGGCCAGGTCTACATCCTGTCCAAGGACGAGGGTGGCCGCCACACGCCGTTCTTCAACAACTACCGTCCGCAGTTCTACTTCCGGACCACCGACGTGACCGGCGTGGTGACCCTGCCCGAGGGCACCGAGATGGTGATGCCCGGTGACAACACCGACATCTCCGTCAAGCTGATCCAGCCCGTCGCCATGGACGAGGGCCTGCGGTTCGCCATCCGTGAGGGTGGCCGCACCGTCGGCGCCGGCCGCGTGACGAAGATCCACAAGTAA
- a CDS encoding NAD(P)/FAD-dependent oxidoreductase: protein MRRPIVYNHQVSTSGGIVIVGGGLAAARTAEQLRRSNYPGPVTIVSEEDHLPYDRPPLSKEVLRSETDDVTLKPAEFYREKDITVLLGTGAATVDTAGRKITLTDGREIGYDELVIATGLVPKRIPSFPDLTGIHVLRNFDQSLKLRQEAGSARRAVVIGAGFIGCEVAASLRKLGVEVVLVEPQPAPLASVLGRQIGGLVARLHRAEGVDVRCGVGVAEVKGQDVDGQQKVRSVVLSDGTEVQADIVVVGIGSRPATDWLEGSGIALDNGVVCDAEGRSSAPHVWAIGDVASWRDTVGNQVRVEHWSNVADQARVLVPAMLGQGVPGVVSVPYFWSDQYDVKIQCLGKPEADDTVHIVEDDGRKFLAYYERDGVVAGVVGGGMPAKVMKTRSKIANSAPIAEVLG, encoded by the coding sequence ATGCGGCGACCCATCGTGTACAACCACCAGGTGAGCACTTCAGGAGGCATCGTCATCGTCGGCGGCGGTCTCGCAGCGGCCCGCACGGCCGAGCAGCTGCGGCGTTCGAATTATCCGGGACCGGTCACCATCGTCAGCGAGGAGGACCACCTGCCGTACGACCGGCCGCCCCTGTCGAAGGAAGTGCTGCGCAGTGAGACCGACGACGTCACGCTCAAGCCTGCGGAGTTCTACCGGGAGAAGGACATCACCGTGCTGCTCGGCACCGGTGCGGCCACCGTCGACACCGCAGGCCGAAAGATCACGCTGACCGACGGCCGCGAGATCGGCTACGACGAACTGGTGATCGCGACCGGACTCGTGCCCAAGCGGATTCCGTCCTTCCCCGACCTCACCGGCATCCACGTCCTGCGCAACTTCGACCAGAGCTTGAAGCTACGGCAAGAGGCCGGATCCGCGCGGCGGGCGGTGGTGATCGGCGCTGGGTTCATCGGCTGCGAGGTCGCGGCGAGCCTGCGCAAACTCGGCGTCGAGGTGGTCCTGGTCGAACCGCAGCCTGCTCCGCTGGCGTCGGTGCTCGGCCGGCAGATCGGTGGACTCGTCGCCCGGCTCCACCGCGCCGAAGGCGTCGACGTGCGCTGCGGTGTCGGTGTCGCCGAGGTCAAGGGGCAGGACGTCGACGGGCAACAGAAGGTGCGGTCGGTGGTGCTGTCCGACGGCACCGAGGTCCAGGCCGACATCGTGGTGGTCGGCATCGGCTCCCGCCCAGCCACCGACTGGCTCGAGGGCAGCGGTATCGCGCTGGACAACGGTGTGGTGTGTGACGCCGAGGGACGCTCGAGCGCACCGCACGTCTGGGCCATCGGCGACGTGGCGTCGTGGCGCGACACCGTCGGGAACCAAGTGCGCGTGGAACACTGGAGCAACGTCGCCGACCAGGCGCGGGTGCTGGTGCCCGCGATGCTCGGCCAGGGGGTCCCCGGCGTCGTCTCGGTGCCGTACTTCTGGAGCGACCAGTACGACGTGAAGATCCAGTGCCTCGGCAAGCCGGAGGCCGACGACACCGTGCACATCGTCGAGGACGACGGCCGCAAGTTCCTGGCGTACTACGAACGCGACGGCGTGGTGGCCGGCGTGGTCGGCGGTGGCATGCCCGCCAAGGTCATGAAGACCCGTAGCAAGATCGCCAACAGCGCGCCGATCGCCGAGGTTCTCGGCTGA
- a CDS encoding RNA polymerase sigma factor: MSAEPDGEDASRALLALYDDALPTVYGYFVRRCPDRGTAEDLTSETFLAAMDAARRGASVPISVPWLIGVARHKLADHYRRGSHRHAVAVADLPEPGEPVDGWDAELDRIVAESVLAQLPEHHRTVLALRYLDGCSVPECAELIGRTVHATEALLTRARRAFRSHYPEGGRP; the protein is encoded by the coding sequence GTGAGCGCCGAACCGGATGGTGAAGACGCTTCGCGGGCTCTGCTGGCGCTCTACGACGACGCCCTGCCGACGGTGTACGGCTACTTCGTCAGGCGCTGTCCGGACCGCGGAACCGCCGAGGACCTGACGTCAGAGACCTTCCTGGCGGCGATGGACGCTGCCCGGCGGGGCGCATCCGTGCCGATCAGCGTGCCGTGGCTGATCGGGGTGGCCCGACACAAACTGGCCGACCACTACCGCCGTGGATCCCACCGGCACGCCGTTGCGGTCGCCGACCTGCCCGAACCCGGTGAGCCCGTCGACGGCTGGGACGCCGAACTGGACCGGATCGTCGCCGAAAGCGTGCTGGCACAACTGCCCGAACACCACCGGACCGTGCTCGCGCTGCGCTACCTCGACGGCTGTTCGGTCCCCGAATGCGCCGAGCTCATCGGCCGGACAGTGCACGCCACCGAGGCGCTGCTGACGCGGGCCCGTCGCGCATTTCGCTCGCACTACCCGGAAGGAGGCAGGCCGTGA